In Lachnospiraceae bacterium, the DNA window CGGCACCATTTACCACAGTCAGGTCAATGCCTTCTTCTTCAAAATAACCAAGTTCAATCGCTGCATATTGCGGGGCATAGAAAATGGAATGGGCAACTTCATTAAGTGTCACAGCTGTCATTTTTCCACCTGTAGCTTCATCCATTTTCCCACAGCCAGTAAGACAGCCAACAGCAAGTACACCTGCCAATACAGCTGCAAGAAATGATATATATCTTTTTTTCATAAAAAGTCCTCCTGCTTCCAGAAATGTATCGAATACTATGGTGAGTGTCAAAAGTAAATTTTGCCACTCACTGATGTAACCGGATTGCTCCATTGCTATGCAATTCCCGCAATCCTCGAACACCTCAAACTCCCATAAAATGGCGTGTTCACACCATTTTATTTCGTTTTCGGTGTTCGGCGTGTCAATAAGTATAAATTGCTTATTTGTGCAAGCACAAACGCAATTTATACTTTTGACACTTACATCATACTATAAGATATACAGAAACAAAGGAAATAGTGCAAAAAAAAGCCCTGTTCTTTCGGAACAGGGACTCTTAATACAGTCATTTATGGTAATGATATTTCCACCATTTCTTTATTTCCCATCATAGTCATCTAAGAACCAGTGGCGCTCTCCATCTTTTTTGTAGCAGACCACAGTGTCCAGATTTACATTTTCCACACTCTTAAAAATATTTCCTTCTACAAATGGATTTTTTTTCTTCATTTCACGGATCAGTTCTTTAATTTCTACGCGCTTGGAGCGGTTTTCCTCATTGTTGCAGGTGGTGCAGGTATCGGTAAATTTGCAGGCGCACTGGATAAAATGAAGGTGATTGTAATCTCTCCATGACTTGATATCATCTTCACGTACCAGATACAACGGGCGGATCAGCTCCATACCCTCAAAGTTTGTGCTGTGAAGCTTTGGCATCATGGTCTGGACCTGGGCACCGTAGAGCATGCCCATAAGGATGGTTTCAATAACATCGTCATAATGATGTCCTAAAGCGATCTTATTACATCCCAATTCCCTGGCGTAGCTGTAAAGGTAACCACGGCGCATTCTGGCGCACAGATAACAGGGGGATTTTTCTATGGTAAATACAGCATCAAAGATGTCGGACTCAAAAATGTGGACCGGAATTCCCAGTTTCCTTGCATTTTCTTCGATCACATGACGGTTATCCGGGCTGTATCCCGGGTCCATGACCAGAAATTCTACTTCAAATGGAAACTTATTGTGAAGCTTTAATTCCTGGAATAATTTTGCCATAAGCATAGAGTCTTTTCCACCTGAAATACAGACAGCTACCTTATCTCCTTCCTTTACCAGCTCATACTGCTTCACTGCTTTTGTAAATGGAGACCAGATGGTCTTGCGGAATTTTTTCCGGATACTCTGTTCCACCTGATTTTTAATATCTTCTGCTTCCTGTCTGCGCATCTCTTCCCGCAGCCACGCAATATATCCGCCTTCCAGACTGTAAGCGCGGTATCCATCTGCTTCCAGTTCTTCTGCTGCTTCTATACTGTTGGTTCCATGACTGCAGAACAATATCACTTTTTTGGCTTTTATGATCTGTGGATTTTCTTTCAGATCTTCCTGTAAAATGTGAATGGCTCCGGGAATGGTTCCATATTCAAAATCCCGGTCACTTCTCATATCAATCAACTGATAACTTCCCTCAGGAAGTTCATTCAGTTTCGCTACGTTTATTTCCATGTTTGTATAACACCTTTCCGCTTTTGAAATGGTCACACAGGCCGTCAAATGACCTGTTTTTGCACTGAAAGTAATATAACACGATTTTTCTTTTGCTTCAAGTATGTTGCATTTTTTATAAAAAAACTGACAGTAAAGGGTTTTCAGTACACAGATAAATACTCTCTCAACTGAAAGGGCTATACAACCGGCAAAAACCACCGTACCACAGGGGACGGCGGTCTTTGAAATATACCTTTATTCCGTTTTAAGCAGTCCTGCTTCCCGAAGGCTGTTAAGAAGGAGATTAAACTGAGTCACAACGTCTTCTGTGCCAGTTGCATTGGCAACAGCAGCTGCCGGTGTGACGGTTCCTGCCGGACCAGCCGGGCCCTGAGGACCGGTTGCTCCTGTTTCGCCTGCCGGGCCCTGGGGGCCTGCTGGGCCGGTTGCTCCCTGGGGACCCTGGGGACCGATTGCTCCTGTCTCGCCTGCCGGGCCCTGGGGACCTGCTGGACCGGTTGCTCCCTGGGGACCGGTTTCTCCTCTTGGACCCTGGGGACCTACTGCTCCCTGAGGACCGATTGCTCCTGTTTCGCCTGCCGGGCCCTGGGGACCTGCTGGGCCCGTTGCTCCCTGAGGACCGGCTGCTCCTGTTTCACCCTGTGGTCCGGGATATCCTGGAAAGCCCTGCGGTCCGCGGGGTCCTGGCGGTCCCATAGGACCTGGTCTTCCCCCACAGCAGCAGCCAGGACATCTTACAAATCCATTCCTTCCATTAAGATCATCAAAACACATATCCAGACTCCTTTCTGATTCCATTTCTGTAAAAACAAAAGCTCGTTTTCTTTTGTTACTATAGAATATGTACAAGGAGCCCTTTTTGTGTCCACCTATACAGGTCAGAACGGATCACGCCTGTTTACCAGCCATCATTTACCAATGACCAGCTCTATAACATCTCTATAAATGCTGCAATACGTGTTTCAATCTGTCCGCTGTCTGCAGTGGAATAATCTGTTTCCAGCTTCATATATGGAATGCCCATTTCTTCTGCCATACGTCCCATTTTAAAGGCTTCTACATTAAATGTATGGCATGCCTGAAGGACGATCTCCACCACTCCGTCTACCTGATAATCCCTAATCATCTGGGCTGTATTTTCCAGACGTCCGTTATTGGAAGTCATAACAGAGCAGTTAATGGACAGATAACGGTCAGAAATAGCACGCAGGATATCCGGTGCATTTTCATCTACCAGCAAACGGTTGGTACGCTCGCCGGAGCAGTCATCCAGACATACGATCACACCGCCGTTATTTTCGATCACAGTTCCCACTTTCTGGATCACTCCGCCAGTAGGACAACCGGTAAGTAATATTCTTTTTGCAGAAGCAGATACCGGACGTTTTCCTTCTTTGTATGCCTTCTCAGCTTCTGCTACCCGTTTGCGGATATTATCAATTTGCTGATAAACGTCGAAGGTGAATGTTCCCTGCTGGAGAGCGATCATCATCTCTGTTCCCTTCATAGCCGGAGGTACCAGCTTCTGCAGATGATACATATCCAGCTGGGCTTTTCGCAGCTCGTTGCGCACATGGGCTGCCTTGCGCAGATTTTCTTCTGTAATGGTACAGTCAAATTTCTCTTCTAATTTTTCCTTTAATAATCTGACCTCTTCATACCAGATATCCTTTGCATAAGACCGTTCCTGACTTTGTGGAAGATGAAGAACATAAGTCTCTTTAATCTCATTTAACAGCTCATACATCTTCTTTTTTCCATCACAGGTAGTCTCCCCGATGATAATATCCGAAAAATAGGTATAAGGACATTTTTCAGAATAAGCAAAACCATAGGTGCTTTTGATCAGAGGGCAAAGATTCTTCGGAAGGACCTTTTCCGCATCTGGTATAGTTTCATTACTGGTGCCGCAAAGTCCTACTGTAGCTATTCCTGTAGCATCCAGCACCTCCTGTGGTGTGTAGGAGCAAAGGCAGCCAGCCAGTTTTCCTCCATTGTCTTTAAATTCCTTAGCTCTTATAAATCCCTGTTTTCTCGCATCTACAAACTCATCAAATGTCTTTGGCAGATCCATTATAATCCCTCCTGAAATTTTAATGTTCTCTTATAGTCTTTCTTCTACTCTCCTGATAACAGCGCTGCGCCGATCGCCCCTGCATACCTGGCTAATGGCATACTTTCTACCGGTGCCTTTAAAGCATGGCTGAGCCGGCTGATCATATATTCATCCTCACAAAGTCCCCCTGTAAGGAAATAGTTAGTTCCATCCAGCTGCGAAATAAGCTGGGCCACTTTTACAGCAACAGATTCCACCACACCATAGGCAATATCTTCCCTGGAAGTTCCTTTTCCAATCAGGCTGATCACCTCTGATTCCGCAAACACTGTACACATGGAACTGATGGTCACACCATCTCCTTTAGATGCAAGTTGTGACAGTTCTTTCTGGGTCAGTCCCAGGCGGTTGGTCATGACCTCCAGGAATTTTCCGGTTCCTGCAGAGCATTTATCATTCATAACGAATTTCATAACACGACCGTTTTTTAATACTATCCCCTTGGTATCCTGACCTCCGATGTCGATGACCACCCCATCCTTTCCAAACAGCTTCCAAGCTCCTTTTCCGTGGCAGGTGATCTCTGTTATCACTTTATCAGCATAAGGTACGGATACTCTTCCGTATCCCGTTGCCCCATACCGGCTCTTTTCATGCGTTACCTGTTCTTTTTCCAGCCAGTGATAAATCTCTTCTGCTGTCTTTCTGCTGGAAAATCCCGTTGCCATTTCCATGGTCTTCCATACTTCTCCATCCCGCAGCACCACTGTCTTTGCCGCACTGGAACCAATATCGATTCCAACCTGATACATGTCTTCACCTCACATTTTCCTTAACAACTTCTTTCTTTTCCATTTTAACATTAATTTTTCTCAATATCTAATCATATATCAGCTATTTTTATGTACATTTATAGATTTTATCTATATAATGATGTTGCAAGCAAGCTTGCATCGGATTTTAGACCTTTTTGACCCTGGTATCATATGATGTTGGGGTCAAAAGGTATTTTGACCCCTCTGATACCGAATTGCTACGTGCTTTGCACTCCCGCAATTCTAAAAACATTCGTAATACGCTCATTTTTCTTCAAAAAATGGCTCCTTACTCATGTTTTTGGCGGGTCCCAAGTTCAAAAATCCTCCTTCATGCAAGCCCTCATCGGATTTTAGACCTTTTGACCCTGGTATCATCATATAAGGTTCTTCAAGGAGACTTCAAATATGGAATTCAAACAATTAGAAGCTTTCGTAGCCGTTGTAGATTATAAAAGCTTTTCAGAGGCAGCCAAACACCTCTACCTGACCCAGCCAACTATAAGTTCCCATATACAGGCATTAGAAAAAGAGCTGAATTCCCGACTTCTGATCCGTACCACCAAACAGATGAAGGTGACGGACCGTGGAATGCAGCTCTATGAATGTGCTGTTCATATGTTAAATATGCGGGATCAGATCATAGATGAATTTGCGGGAAATAAATGGAAACTGATCGACGTCAGTGCATCCACCATTCCCTCATCCTACCTTCTGCCGGAACTGTTATCGGAGTTTTCCAAAATACAGCCGGATATCCATTTTCATATCTGGCAGTCAGACAGCGCAGACGCTATTGAAAAGGTGATCCAGGAATCTGTGGACTTTGGTCTTACAGGCTCTGTGACCGATGCTGAGAACTGCTGTTTTTCTCCTTTCTGTACTGACTCTCTGGTCCTGGCAGCTCCGGTAACACCTGAATATCTGGAGCTGGCTGACACCTTAAAAAAGGATGAACCAGTTACCCTGCAGCATTTTCTCTCCCATCCTTTTATCCTTCGTGCCAATGGTTCCGGCACCCGTAAGGAGATCGACTTATTTTTAGAACGGCACCAGATCTCCCTTTCTGAGTTAAATATTGTTGCCCGGATGAATGACCTGGAATCTATTAAAAAATCCATTGCTTCCGGTCTTGGCATTTCCATTCTTTCTGCCCGCAGCGTAAAAGATATGGAAAGGACCCACCAGCTTCTCACTTTTCCTTTAGAGAATGCTGCGCAGGTCCGCACTTTTTATATCGTATACAACAAAAACAGGATCTTAAAACCCTATGTAAAGCAGTTTTTAAAATTTGTAGAGCACTTCTACAAATAAACTGTATTATCTGATCCAGGCTCCGTCTGCCCCTACTTTATAGCCATCCGGGGTGGTCGTATTTGTAAGCATGACGCCGTCCTGGCCCAGATAATACCAGATTCCATTTGCCCCTGCCTTCCAAACATTCTTTGCCAGACTTCCTGTAGAACAGAAATAATACCATTTTCCATCTAATTCTTTCCAGCCCTTTGCCATGTAATGATCTGACTGGATCCAGTAGGTCTCTCCATTATCTGTGATCCATTCTCCCACTGCTTTTATGCCATTACCTTTTACATAATACCAGCCGTTATTATCTTTTACCCAGCCACGCTCTTTTACAGCGCCCGGACCGCCGGTATTGGTATCTGCAGATTCCGGCTGTGTGGGGGCAGAGGCTTTTGTTTCCTGACTAGACGAATTATTTGTATTGTTTGTGTTGTTTGCATTATTCGCACTGTTTGTGTTATTTGTGCTATTTCCAGGTGTTGGAGCCTGGGATGTATTCTGGCTTGTATTCTGTCCTGTCAGGGCACCTGCCTCTGCCAGTTTAAAGCCATAGTCCAGTAATGCCTTCGTATCCGTATAATGGGTAGACTGGCTCTTCATTACAACTGCGATCAGACGGACACCGTTTCGCTCTGCTGCTGTTACCAGTGTATTTCCGGCTTTTGATGTATATCCAGTCTTTCCGCCTATAATTCCCTGATAATATCTGGAATCTTTTGGATTTAACATTTTATGTCCCATAGTCACAGTAAGACCTGACGGATTTTTTTTAGTAGCCGGAAGTGTATAGGTTCTGGTGGAAGCCACTGTTTTTACTATATCATTTGCAAAAGCAGCTCTTGCGATCAGTGCCATATCATGAGGTGTAGTATAATGGTTCGGGTCGTTTAAACCATGTGGATTGGCAAAATGAGTATTAGTGCAGCCTAAAGAAGCTGCTTTGGCATTCATCTTCTCTGCAAAAGCGGCATTGCTGCCAGCCACATGCTCTGCAAGGGCATTTCCCACTTCGTTTGCTGATTTTAATAACAGCGCATACAGACACTGGCGTACTGATAAGGTATCTCCCTCCGTCATGCCAATAGAAACTGCACCCGATTCAAGGTTAGTGGTAGCTGTTGATGAAAATGTGACTGTATCATCCAGATTGCAGTTTTCAGCTACTAAAAGAGCTGTCATCAGCTTGGTAATGCTGGCTGGATAATACTGTGTTTCGCCGTTTTGTGAAAATAATACACTTCCGTCTGCAGCATTTAACAAAACTGCACCCTGGGATGCAATAGTGGGTTTCGTAATAGAAGAAACATCACCCTTCTGGGATGGTGTATTTTCACCAGATGTATTCTGGGCGCCTGATGCCTTAGTTGGTTGTGTCTCCTGAACCTGGCTCTGTGATATGGATGTTCCTTTATCTAATGGTGTAATAGTCACCTGACTGGCCCATGCAGGTACAGACAATGTGAGAATGGCAGCCGTACATACTGCCAGAAATGTATATATTTTATTTTTTTTCATTGGAAATAAAGATCCTCTCTGTGGTATTAGAAGCAGATTATACTCGCGAACACGCTCTAACATGCTCTGCTGCCTGCTGTGCCAGTGGTTTTGTTCGTCAATGGCTTGTAAAAACAAATGTCCGTTCAGGTAGCTGTAACTTATTTTTCTCTGGACTCATTATATCTTAGACTCAGATCCCCGCACTTACGTGCTCTACTGCCTGCTTTCGCAGGCGGGATCTTCGTTAATGGTCCAAGAAAAACAAATGCCACCTTCGGTGTCGCTTGTTTTTCTTTTGGACCCATTATACCATATACCACAATTACAAAAAATAACCCATTTTGTTACGATTTCTTTAATTTTTTCCCATCCAGCACTGCCTCTGTTAAAACATCCCCCTTATAAGCCAGTTTCAGGGAAAAGAAGGGGGAGTTTTCCTGAAGCAGTTTTAAAAAGATCTTGTCTCCTTCCCACAGGTTCAGCTTTAACAGGTCTTCTTTTCTGATCCATTCCAGTACCCCTTCATTGCAGGGAATGATTTCTCCCTCATATCCATCAGCTGTATATAAACACATATACTCCGTATTCCAGCCTTCGGAAATAAAAGTAACGATCCCCCTGAATTTCCAGGATGTAAGTGTAAGCCCGGTCTCCTCTTTTGCTTCCCGGAGCAGGCATTCTTCTGGACTTTCATTTTCTTCAAAATGACCTCCGATGCCGATCCACTTGTCTTTATTTACATCATGTTTTTTGCTGACTCTGTGAAGCATCAGATAGCTGTCACCTTTTTCAATATAACACAGCGTTGTAAGTTTTGAACGTTCTCCCAATTTATATCCCTGCTTTCTTCCTTAGTACGCAAATATGCAGCATTGGCACAAAAAGGCCGCCGCAAATGCGGCGACCCATGAATCTTCGTAAATAGCCTGTAAAAAATTATTCTTCAATTGAATAGTTCGGAGCTTCCTTTGTGATATGGATATCATGAGGATGGCTTTCTTTTAAGGATGCTGCAGAAATCTTGACAAATCTTCCTGTCTCCTGAAGAGTCGGGATGTCCTTTGCGCCACAGTATCCCATACCGGAACGTAAACCGCCTAACAGCTGGAATACAGTATCCTCTACCATACCCTTATAAGCTACACGGCCTTCTACGCCTTCTGGAACCAGCTTCTTTGCATCAGTCTGGAAGTAACGGTCCTTGCTTCCGTTTTCCATAGCTGCAATAGAGCCCATGCCGCGATATACTTTGTACTTACGTCCCTGATACAGCTCGAAAGCACCTGGACTCTCGTCGCATCCTGCAAGCATGCTTCCCATCATACAAACGCTTCCGCCTGCTGCGATCGCCTTTGTAATATCACCGGAATATTTGATACCGCCATCAGCAATGATCGGGATACCGTATTCTTTTGCAACTGCATAGCAGTCCATAACAGCGGTGATCTGAGGAACGCCGATACCTGCAACCACACGGGTCGTACAGATAGAACCAGGTCCGATACCAACCTTAACACAATCAGCACCAGCTTCGATCAGAGCTCTGGTGGCATCACCAGTTGCCACATTACCTGCAATGACCTGAACCTCCGGAAATGCTTCTTTAATCATCTTTACGCAGCGGATAACATTTGCAGAATGACCATGGGCAGAGTCTAAAACAACAACGTCCACCTTTGCCTTCACCAGTGCTTCTACACGATCTAAAACATTGGCTGTGATACCGATAGCTGCACCACATAACAGACGTCCCTGGGCATCTTTTGCAGACAGAGGATATTTGATCTGCTTTTCAATATCCTTAATGGTGATAAGTCCCTTCAGGTTAAAATCATCATCAACGATAGGCAGCTTCTCTACTCTTGCCTTTGCAAGGATCGCTTTTGCTTCCTTTAAAGTAACACCTTCCTTTGCTGTGACCAGATTCTTGGAGGTCATGCATTCTCTGATCGGACGGCTGAAATCTTCCTCGAATTTCAAGTCACGGTTGGTGATGATACCAACTAATTTCTTGCCTTCTGTGATCGGCACACCGGAAATACGGAATTTTGCCATCAGGTCATTGGCATCCTTTAATGTATGCTCTGGGGAAAGATAGAATGGATCAGTGATAACACCGTTCTCAGAACGTTTTACACGATCTACCTCCTCAGCCTGTGCCTCAATTGACATATTCTTATGAATAATGCCGATTCCTCCCTGACGAGCCATGGCAATCGCCATACGATGCTCTGTAACTGTATCCATACCTGCACTCATTAACGGGATGTTCAGACGGATCTTCTTTGTCAGGTTTGTGCTTAAGTTTACCTGATTTGGGATCACTTCTGAATAAGCTGGAACCAGAAGCACATCATCAAAGGTAATGCCTTCACCGATAATTGTACCCATTCGTTTTTTCCTCTCTTTCTTCATCAATTTTTATCTGAAGGTTCAATATAACGCCAGCGCTAAAAAAACATCGGTTTTATCAGACACTGGCGTTTTGGCCTTCTTATTAGTAACTAATACTAGCAAATTTTATATGGATTGTCAAACCCATTTGCCGTAAAATATTCATTGAAATTGCTTATGATTTTTCATGAGGAAAACTTATCAGTTCCAGGGACTTTTCGCAGCCTCAGAAACTCACAAACACACTTTACTGCCTCATAAACTTGCGCGGAAATACTCTGCGCATAGCCCCTTCCATTTTCTCACCAGGCTCAAATAAGACTTTTGTTGTCACAGAGCCCTTCTGGCTGATCAGTGCGTAAACTTTTGCGCCGGCCTGTCCGCTGGCGCAGTTTATAACTTTCATTCCCTGTTTTTCATAATCTTTTAATACATAGGAATCTGCCGGTGCGATCACCTGTACTTCTTCTTTTTCGCAGTCAAAAGCTTTTTTTCTTCTGGCCTTTCCTAGGATGCGGTCTACACTGAAACCACCGTCTGCAAACAGGTATTCATATTCTACACTGAGGTTTAAAAAAACAAAATACGTCGCAGCACCTGCTGCCACAAGGATCAATACTCCGAACATGACCTGAAGGGCTGCAAATGCAGATAATGCACACAATACAATCATCAATACTTTTACAGGCCAGGCATAAACGGGGTCTTTCCGTTTTACCAGCCATTCTACATAATTTTCTTCCATAACTTTCTGCATTCTCCTGTTATATAGTCGCATAGTTTTTTCTACACGCTTAGTTTGTTAATAGTATAACCTATTTTGACTTCATTTTCCAGTTATTTTAACCTTTTTCCCCTTGGTATCATATAATATCCACAAAGACTTTTCCAGGCAGGTAACATTTTCATGAATCCCCCTCTTTGTCTGAATGATATTAAGCCCGGCGAAAAGGCCCGCGTCTGCTGCCTTACCTCCTGTGGAAGCATACGACGCCGCTTTCTTGACATAGGCCTTACTGAAAATACACTGGTAGAATGTGTAGGTGTAAGCCCCTTAGGAGACCCGGCTGCCTATGCCATACGGGGTGCTGTGATCGCTATCCGGAAAACAGACAGCAAAAATATTCTGATAACAGGAAAGGAGAATCGATGAATTTTCACACAAAAAAGTCTTCTATTCCTGAAAATACACCTGACCGCCCAGTCATCGCCCTTGCAGGAAATCCCAATGTAGGAAAAAGCACTTTATTTAATAATCTTACCTCTGGAAAAAAGCAGCACACAGGCAACTGGATCGGCAAAACCACTGCCAATGCCTGGGGAATTTGCTCAGGCATTGCCAAAGATTATGTACTGGTAGATATTCCCGGCACCTACTCTCTTTCTTCCCGCTCTGCTGAAGAAACAGTTGCCAGGGATTTTATCTGTTTTGGAGCCCATCAGGCAGTTGTCATCGTCTGTGATGCCACATGTCTGGAGCGGAACCTGAACCTGGTACTGCAGATCCTGGAAGCCACGGATCGTGTACTGGTATGTGTGAATCTTTTAGATGAAGCAGAAAAGAAAGGGATACAAATAGACTTAGACCAGTTATCAGATCTGCTGTGTATCCCTGTAGCCGGTACCTCTGCCAGAAAAAAATGCACATTGATCCCTCTTTTAAAGGAGTTAGATGATCTCACTGACAGTCCTGTTCTTTCACATTACCAGGTCACCTACTGTAAAGAACTGGAAACAGCTGTTTCCATGCTAGAACCTGCTGTAGAAAACTGGATGGGCGCCCACATACTGCCATTTTATATGACCTCCCGCTTTCTTACACTGCGTCTGTTAGAAGATGATGCCTCTTTTCTGCGCTCTTTTACTGCCAGCTGCGGCTATGACCCGGCTCAGGATCCTGCAGTTGTAAAAAGCCTGCAAACTGCCTGCTCCTATCTGAACCAGAAAGGCATTTTCAAAGATATTATAAAAGACCGCATAGTATCTGGTCTGGTAAACAGTGCCGGATCCATCGCCTCTGCCTGTGTCCGCCTGCCGGACCGGAATTATAATGAAACAGACAGGAAACTGGATCGTATCCTTACAGGACGTCTGGCTGCCTATCCGGCTATGGCCGGGCTTTTAGCCCTGATCTTCTGGATCACTTTAGCAGGTGCCAATCAGTTATCTGCCCTGCTTTCTGATCTGCTGTTTTCCTTCCAGCATGTTCTGGAACAGGTTTTACTGTTTCTCCATGTCCCGGTTCTTTTACGGGAAGCCTTTATTTATGGAATTTACCAGGTCCTTGCATGGGTGGTCTCTGTTATGCTGCCGCCTATGGCCGTATTCTTTCCTCTTTTTACATTATTGGAAGACTCCGGCTATCTGCCCCGCATCGCCTATAACCTGGATCGGCCTTTCCAGTGCTGTAAAGCCTGTGGAAAACAGGCTCTTACTATGGCTATGGGCTTTGGCTGCAATGCTGCAGGCATTACAGGCTGCCGTATCATTGATTCTCCCCGCGAACGGCTTATTGCTATTCTTACCAATAATTTTATGCCCTGTAATGGACGTCTCCCTCTTTTTATCACTTTGATCCTGCTGTTTTTATGCAGCAGCCAGCAAAATGCAGCCTCTTATGCTGTCAGTGCACTGATACTTACCCTGTTCATCCTTTTAGGGATCGCCATGACCTTTCTCTCTTCTTACCTGTTGTCTGCCACTGTATTAAGAGGCGTTTCCTCATCCTTTACACTGGAAATGCCTCCTTACAGACGTCCCCAGATAGGAAAGGTGATCCTGCGCTCTGTTACAGACCGTACTTTGTTTGTCCTTGGAAGAGCTGCTGCCGTAGCCGCTCCTGCTGGTCTTATCCTGTGGCTTTTAGCAAATGTGTCCCCAGGCGGGATCAGCCTGCTTTCCCGGATCAGCCTTATTTTAGATTCCCTTGGCCGCCTGCTGGGTATGGACGGCGTTATCCTTACAGCTTTTATCCTTGGACTTCCCGCCAACGAGATCGTCCTTCCCATTATCCTTATGGCCTATACAGCCCAGGGGAATCTGACGGGATACGCTTCCACACTCCAGCTAAAGCAGATCCTTACA includes these proteins:
- a CDS encoding rhodanese-like domain-containing protein; its protein translation is MEINVAKLNELPEGSYQLIDMRSDRDFEYGTIPGAIHILQEDLKENPQIIKAKKVILFCSHGTNSIEAAEELEADGYRAYSLEGGYIAWLREEMRRQEAEDIKNQVEQSIRKKFRKTIWSPFTKAVKQYELVKEGDKVAVCISGGKDSMLMAKLFQELKLHNKFPFEVEFLVMDPGYSPDNRHVIEENARKLGIPVHIFESDIFDAVFTIEKSPCYLCARMRRGYLYSYARELGCNKIALGHHYDDVIETILMGMLYGAQVQTMMPKLHSTNFEGMELIRPLYLVREDDIKSWRDYNHLHFIQCACKFTDTCTTCNNEENRSKRVEIKELIREMKKKNPFVEGNIFKSVENVNLDTVVCYKKDGERHWFLDDYDGK
- a CDS encoding double-cubane-cluster-containing anaerobic reductase; the protein is MMDLPKTFDEFVDARKQGFIRAKEFKDNGGKLAGCLCSYTPQEVLDATGIATVGLCGTSNETIPDAEKVLPKNLCPLIKSTYGFAYSEKCPYTYFSDIIIGETTCDGKKKMYELLNEIKETYVLHLPQSQERSYAKDIWYEEVRLLKEKLEEKFDCTITEENLRKAAHVRNELRKAQLDMYHLQKLVPPAMKGTEMMIALQQGTFTFDVYQQIDNIRKRVAEAEKAYKEGKRPVSASAKRILLTGCPTGGVIQKVGTVIENNGGVIVCLDDCSGERTNRLLVDENAPDILRAISDRYLSINCSVMTSNNGRLENTAQMIRDYQVDGVVEIVLQACHTFNVEAFKMGRMAEEMGIPYMKLETDYSTADSGQIETRIAAFIEML
- a CDS encoding acyl-CoA dehydratase activase is translated as MYQVGIDIGSSAAKTVVLRDGEVWKTMEMATGFSSRKTAEEIYHWLEKEQVTHEKSRYGATGYGRVSVPYADKVITEITCHGKGAWKLFGKDGVVIDIGGQDTKGIVLKNGRVMKFVMNDKCSAGTGKFLEVMTNRLGLTQKELSQLASKGDGVTISSMCTVFAESEVISLIGKGTSREDIAYGVVESVAVKVAQLISQLDGTNYFLTGGLCEDEYMISRLSHALKAPVESMPLARYAGAIGAALLSGE
- a CDS encoding selenium metabolism-associated LysR family transcriptional regulator, producing the protein MEFKQLEAFVAVVDYKSFSEAAKHLYLTQPTISSHIQALEKELNSRLLIRTTKQMKVTDRGMQLYECAVHMLNMRDQIIDEFAGNKWKLIDVSASTIPSSYLLPELLSEFSKIQPDIHFHIWQSDSADAIEKVIQESVDFGLTGSVTDAENCCFSPFCTDSLVLAAPVTPEYLELADTLKKDEPVTLQHFLSHPFILRANGSGTRKEIDLFLERHQISLSELNIVARMNDLESIKKSIASGLGISILSARSVKDMERTHQLLTFPLENAAQVRTFYIVYNKNRILKPYVKQFLKFVEHFYK
- a CDS encoding serine hydrolase, whose product is MKKNKIYTFLAVCTAAILTLSVPAWASQVTITPLDKGTSISQSQVQETQPTKASGAQNTSGENTPSQKGDVSSITKPTIASQGAVLLNAADGSVLFSQNGETQYYPASITKLMTALLVAENCNLDDTVTFSSTATTNLESGAVSIGMTEGDTLSVRQCLYALLLKSANEVGNALAEHVAGSNAAFAEKMNAKAASLGCTNTHFANPHGLNDPNHYTTPHDMALIARAAFANDIVKTVASTRTYTLPATKKNPSGLTVTMGHKMLNPKDSRYYQGIIGGKTGYTSKAGNTLVTAAERNGVRLIAVVMKSQSTHYTDTKALLDYGFKLAEAGALTGQNTSQNTSQAPTPGNSTNNTNSANNANNTNNTNNSSSQETKASAPTQPESADTNTGGPGAVKERGWVKDNNGWYYVKGNGIKAVGEWITDNGETYWIQSDHYMAKGWKELDGKWYYFCSTGSLAKNVWKAGANGIWYYLGQDGVMLTNTTTPDGYKVGADGAWIR
- a CDS encoding 8-oxo-dGTP diphosphatase; translation: MGERSKLTTLCYIEKGDSYLMLHRVSKKHDVNKDKWIGIGGHFEENESPEECLLREAKEETGLTLTSWKFRGIVTFISEGWNTEYMCLYTADGYEGEIIPCNEGVLEWIRKEDLLKLNLWEGDKIFLKLLQENSPFFSLKLAYKGDVLTEAVLDGKKLKKS
- the guaB gene encoding IMP dehydrogenase, which gives rise to MGTIIGEGITFDDVLLVPAYSEVIPNQVNLSTNLTKKIRLNIPLMSAGMDTVTEHRMAIAMARQGGIGIIHKNMSIEAQAEEVDRVKRSENGVITDPFYLSPEHTLKDANDLMAKFRISGVPITEGKKLVGIITNRDLKFEEDFSRPIRECMTSKNLVTAKEGVTLKEAKAILAKARVEKLPIVDDDFNLKGLITIKDIEKQIKYPLSAKDAQGRLLCGAAIGITANVLDRVEALVKAKVDVVVLDSAHGHSANVIRCVKMIKEAFPEVQVIAGNVATGDATRALIEAGADCVKVGIGPGSICTTRVVAGIGVPQITAVMDCYAVAKEYGIPIIADGGIKYSGDITKAIAAGGSVCMMGSMLAGCDESPGAFELYQGRKYKVYRGMGSIAAMENGSKDRYFQTDAKKLVPEGVEGRVAYKGMVEDTVFQLLGGLRSGMGYCGAKDIPTLQETGRFVKISAASLKESHPHDIHITKEAPNYSIEE
- a CDS encoding DUF6106 family protein; the encoded protein is MEENYVEWLVKRKDPVYAWPVKVLMIVLCALSAFAALQVMFGVLILVAAGAATYFVFLNLSVEYEYLFADGGFSVDRILGKARRKKAFDCEKEEVQVIAPADSYVLKDYEKQGMKVINCASGQAGAKVYALISQKGSVTTKVLFEPGEKMEGAMRRVFPRKFMRQ